The window GCCTGACATTGTCTGCCTTCAGGAAATCAAATCCGTCGACGAAGGCTTTCCCCGCCTTGAGATCGAGGCTCTCGGCTATCATGTCGAGACACATGGTCAGAAGGGCTTCAACGGTGTCGCCCTGCTCTCGAAGATGAAGCCGGACGAGATCAATCGCGGCTTGCCGGGAGACGATGCCGACGAACAGGCGCGTTTCATCGAGGGCGTGTTTTCCGTCGATGGCGGCGCGATCCGGGTCTGCTCGCTTTACCTGCCGAACGGCAATCCGCCGGATGATCCGGTCAAATATCCCTACAAGCTTGCCTGGATGGAACGGCTGCGCCGCTTTGCCGAAGACCGCCTCGCGCTGGAGGAGCCGCTCATTCTGGCCGGTGACTACAACGTCATCCCCGAACCCTTCGATTGCCACGACCCACGCGTGTGGGAAGGTGACGCCCTGTTCCTGCCGCAGACCCGTTCGGCCTTCCGCAAGCTGGAAAATCTCGGCTTTACCGATGCCGCGCGCGCAACGACGGATGAGCCCGGACTTTATTCCTTCTGGGATTATCAGGCCGGCGCATGGCCGAAAAACAACGGCATCCGCATCGACCACCTGATGCTGTCGGCGGAAGCGGCGGACCGGCTGCAATCGGTCAACATCGAAAAACATGTGCGGGCATGGGAAAAACCGTCCGACCACGTACCGGTCTGCGGTTACTTCGATTTCAGACCGGTCGGCTGACCGGCTCTCACCAAGGCGGCTGAAGCCTCAGCCGCGGGCGACATCAGTTCAATCCGGATCGTCGATCCGCATGTTCTGCGCCATCGCGATTGCCGCGCGGCGATCATTTTCACCAGAGAGCGAAAACGCCTGCTCCTGAAGGCTCTGGATCCAGGTGCAATCCACCGCCGTGCATTTGTCCAACGCGGCCGTCATGAAGGCCAGTCCTTGCGTCGTCTGGCCTTCCTGGAAGAGCAGATTGCCGAAAATCGACATGGCGCCAGCATGGCCGTGCTTGCGCGCCTGGTTAAGCCACTTCTTGGCCTGCTGCACATCCGCGCGGCCACCCTCGCCCGCAAGGATCATCTCCGCCAGCCGGAACTGCGCTTCGGCCACACCAAAGGTTGAAGCCACCTGAAAATAAAGCTGGCGGGCCTGCGAAAGGTCCATCTTCACCGGGCTTCCGGGAATACCGTGGCGGTAATAATCGGCAAGGGAAAGAAGCGCGTTGACGAAGAAACCGGTATCTTCCGAACCCGGCTCGACGCCCTGATTGGCGATTTCGCTGTAAATCTTGAAAGCTTCGAAGTCGTTCTTGGCGACGCCGTCGCCGAAGGCGTACATATTGGCAAGC is drawn from Agrobacterium tumefaciens and contains these coding sequences:
- a CDS encoding sel1 repeat family protein, whose product is MLKCEANVLKPLLMGMLLASLAMPAAAFDINAGVTKESGPFDLFKFGFKAYKNGNKGEAVEAYRYAAEKGHTGSRWALANMYAFGDGVAKNDFEAFKIYSEIANQGVEPGSEDTGFFVNALLSLADYYRHGIPGSPVKMDLSQARQLYFQVASTFGVAEAQFRLAEMILAGEGGRADVQQAKKWLNQARKHGHAGAMSIFGNLLFQEGQTTQGLAFMTAALDKCTAVDCTWIQSLQEQAFSLSGENDRRAAIAMAQNMRIDDPD
- the xth gene encoding exodeoxyribonuclease III — encoded protein: MKIATWNINGVKARIENLCQWLKDSSPDIVCLQEIKSVDEGFPRLEIEALGYHVETHGQKGFNGVALLSKMKPDEINRGLPGDDADEQARFIEGVFSVDGGAIRVCSLYLPNGNPPDDPVKYPYKLAWMERLRRFAEDRLALEEPLILAGDYNVIPEPFDCHDPRVWEGDALFLPQTRSAFRKLENLGFTDAARATTDEPGLYSFWDYQAGAWPKNNGIRIDHLMLSAEAADRLQSVNIEKHVRAWEKPSDHVPVCGYFDFRPVG